In Salmo trutta chromosome 16, fSalTru1.1, whole genome shotgun sequence, a genomic segment contains:
- the LOC115150942 gene encoding tumor suppressor candidate 2-like → MGGSGSKVKGAWPFAGSGAGGDSGSEGQEDHSVARLKGTRKATPFIFTRRSSLYYDEDGDLAHEFYEETVVTKNGRKRSKLKRIQKNLIPQGIVKLNHPRIHVDFPVILFEV, encoded by the exons ATGGGAGGCAGTGGATCCAAGGTGAAAGGTGCTTGGCCATTTGCTGGTTCGGGAGCTGGAGGGGATTCAGGCAGTGAGGGGCAAGAAGATCACTCTGTTGCCCGACTCAAAGGGACCAGGAAAGCAACCCCATTTATTTTCACAAGGAGGAG CTCTCTCTACTATGATGAGGATGGGGACCTGGCTCATGAGTTCTATGAAGAGACTGTAGTGACAAAGAATGGCCGGAAGAGGTCCAAGCTGAAGAGGATTCAGAAGAACCTCATACCTCAG GGAATTGTGAAGCTAAACCACCCCCGGATCCATGTAGATTTCCCTGTCATCCTCTTTGAGGTGTGA